Proteins from a genomic interval of Streptomyces sp. NBC_00820:
- a CDS encoding helix-turn-helix domain-containing protein — MTETVIDRVRKVMDAASLSQAAFAERVGLSRDKLSKSLSGVRRFSSLDLARIAEAFGTTVDWLLNGREPVNPRAAARPAGAAAEGARWAEIEAIACRFQNAYDVLDLLGRPRPIPQLPELRPELERYVDQGEGLAADLTEHLARRGAGSPAGMDLPALTRLLADHCGIDVALVEFPGQAGLSGATWQSEAFRIVLLATTQEWTRARFTLAHEVGHLLARDAQDLRADTAPQPGKQKDYTEVRANVFAAHFLLPEADVRAAWERTVAAPDAPTDAELSELVVTFKVSPSALAARLHRLGLLDTARRDRFRGFTTEICHVLAGRLDDHYRHRAESAVARPPLVPMAQLLAAYEAGDTTLRPLAAYLDRTVDDLRAILEPAPPTRPLPADEKGDPVFQP, encoded by the coding sequence ATGACTGAGACTGTGATCGACCGCGTGCGCAAGGTCATGGACGCAGCCTCCCTCTCCCAGGCGGCGTTCGCGGAACGAGTCGGCCTCTCCCGGGACAAGCTCTCCAAGTCGCTCAGCGGCGTGCGCCGGTTCAGCTCCCTCGACCTCGCCCGCATCGCGGAAGCCTTCGGCACCACGGTGGACTGGCTGCTCAACGGGCGCGAGCCGGTGAACCCCCGTGCCGCGGCCCGCCCCGCCGGAGCGGCTGCCGAAGGTGCCAGGTGGGCCGAGATCGAGGCGATCGCCTGCCGCTTCCAGAACGCCTACGACGTCCTGGACCTGCTCGGCAGGCCGCGCCCGATTCCACAACTCCCCGAACTCCGGCCGGAGCTCGAGCGCTACGTCGATCAAGGTGAAGGCCTCGCGGCCGACCTCACCGAACATCTCGCGCGGCGAGGGGCGGGCTCACCCGCCGGAATGGACCTCCCGGCCCTCACCCGGCTCCTCGCGGACCACTGCGGCATCGACGTGGCACTCGTCGAGTTCCCCGGCCAAGCCGGCCTGTCCGGCGCCACCTGGCAGTCCGAGGCCTTCCGGATCGTCCTGCTCGCGACTACCCAGGAGTGGACCCGGGCCCGCTTCACTCTTGCTCACGAGGTCGGCCACCTCCTCGCCCGCGACGCCCAGGACCTGCGCGCCGACACGGCACCGCAGCCCGGCAAGCAGAAGGACTACACCGAGGTGAGGGCCAACGTCTTCGCCGCCCACTTCCTCCTCCCCGAAGCCGACGTACGCGCCGCCTGGGAACGCACGGTCGCGGCCCCGGACGCACCCACCGACGCCGAACTCAGCGAGCTCGTCGTCACCTTCAAGGTGTCACCGAGCGCGCTGGCGGCACGGCTCCACCGGCTCGGCCTCCTCGACACCGCCCGCCGCGACCGGTTCCGCGGATTCACCACCGAGATCTGTCACGTCCTCGCGGGACGGCTCGACGACCACTACCGCCACCGCGCCGAATCCGCCGTGGCCCGCCCGCCGCTCGTCCCGATGGCACAGCTGCTCGCCGCGTACGAGGCCGGCGACACGACCCTCCGTCCGCTGGCCGCCTACCTGGACCGCACGGTCGACGACCTGAGAGCCATACTCGAACCCGCGCCTCCCACCCGCCCGTTGCCGGCGGACGAGAAGGGTGACCCGGTATTCCAGCCATGA
- a CDS encoding sigma-70 family RNA polymerase sigma factor translates to MTEPSRRMIEAELPAVIERLKRCASRAGVVSQRAFALEAERLGLASHEQQRRLRDGLGAMGIHVRPTRRGVLEPRRPAPAEFEVRNAVKPKAAGALPNPPRTPVSSLDTRMSTAHPDFTSAPGFTGARSANGSPWAAQAGPGEGASAAARRLAQARQMLARYADTGGTVSKLAHDGVARLHGLETAEVRELKAEFPITRPLPVRGSAETVERRDSCPAVPAPISAPGGAGEKPATGKTRRRAADLGTDARLAEAVRAARAVLEADRWRRDLAKVLLKAEEEVGLAALLRGGTGPLGRDVPEEEIAALEEGSEQRRAFDCLVLHNLRLVWKIALGYQGRGLDIEDLVQHGNIGLMRAVRKFDATRGYKLSTYATWWIRQAITRAIADEGTLIRLPVHLHETVSKVAVAERKLLSEGRARTIDNVAYATGLTFAEVEKVRQISRITDSLDRIISDDAALGDLIIGPSRLPDPCRELLRKEFEERVMDLLAGFPEREAHILTRRMGLDGDEPDTLDALGVVFKLTRERIRQIEAKTKPVFIEQLIRAGLVRKPRTQ, encoded by the coding sequence ATGACGGAACCCAGTCGGCGCATGATCGAGGCGGAGCTGCCGGCCGTCATCGAAAGACTCAAGCGCTGCGCTTCCCGGGCCGGAGTCGTCAGCCAGCGGGCCTTCGCCCTGGAGGCGGAACGGCTCGGACTCGCGAGCCATGAACAGCAGCGGCGGCTCCGCGACGGGCTTGGCGCCATGGGTATTCATGTGAGGCCCACCCGCAGGGGAGTCCTGGAGCCGCGTCGCCCGGCTCCCGCCGAGTTCGAGGTGCGGAACGCGGTCAAGCCGAAGGCGGCTGGAGCTCTGCCGAATCCGCCTCGGACTCCGGTCTCTTCGTTGGACACTCGGATGTCCACCGCACATCCCGACTTCACGTCTGCTCCTGGATTCACCGGTGCCAGAAGTGCGAACGGCAGCCCGTGGGCCGCCCAGGCCGGACCTGGCGAGGGCGCGAGCGCGGCGGCCCGGCGCCTGGCTCAGGCCCGGCAGATGCTGGCCCGTTACGCCGACACGGGCGGTACCGTCAGCAAGCTCGCCCACGACGGCGTCGCACGGCTCCACGGGCTGGAGACCGCCGAAGTGCGCGAGCTGAAGGCGGAGTTCCCCATCACGCGCCCCCTCCCGGTCCGCGGGTCGGCCGAGACGGTGGAGCGGCGTGACTCCTGCCCGGCGGTGCCCGCACCGATTTCGGCGCCGGGCGGCGCTGGCGAGAAGCCGGCTACCGGGAAGACGCGTCGCCGAGCAGCCGATCTCGGCACGGACGCGCGGCTGGCCGAGGCCGTCCGCGCCGCCCGGGCCGTACTGGAAGCGGACCGGTGGCGCCGGGATCTGGCCAAGGTGTTGCTGAAGGCCGAAGAAGAGGTGGGTCTCGCCGCTCTCCTGCGCGGCGGTACCGGCCCCCTCGGCCGTGACGTGCCGGAGGAGGAGATCGCAGCGCTCGAAGAGGGAAGCGAGCAAAGGCGTGCCTTCGACTGTCTCGTCCTGCACAATCTGCGGCTCGTGTGGAAGATCGCGCTGGGCTACCAGGGACGCGGACTCGACATTGAGGACCTGGTCCAGCACGGAAACATCGGACTGATGCGCGCGGTGCGCAAGTTCGACGCCACCAGGGGCTACAAGCTTTCGACCTACGCGACTTGGTGGATCAGACAGGCCATCACCCGGGCCATCGCCGACGAGGGAACGCTGATCCGGTTGCCCGTGCACTTGCATGAGACGGTCAGCAAGGTGGCCGTGGCCGAGCGCAAGCTCCTGAGCGAGGGACGCGCCAGGACCATCGACAACGTGGCCTACGCGACGGGCCTCACCTTCGCGGAAGTGGAGAAGGTGCGACAGATCAGCCGGATCACCGACTCCCTGGACCGGATCATCAGCGACGACGCCGCGCTCGGCGACTTGATCATCGGGCCGAGCCGACTGCCCGATCCCTGCCGCGAGCTCCTGCGCAAGGAATTCGAGGAACGCGTCATGGATCTCCTTGCGGGCTTTCCGGAACGTGAGGCCCACATCCTCACACGGCGTATGGGCCTTGACGGCGACGAACCGGACACGCTGGACGCGCTCGGCGTGGTCTTCAAGCTCACCCGTGAACGTATCCGGCAGATCGAGGCGAAGACCAAGCCGGTCTTCATCGAGCAGCTGATCCGGGCGGGGCTCGTACGCAAGCCCCGCACCCAGTAG
- a CDS encoding DUF1998 domain-containing protein encodes MKRKLRVRQAQTVLPFGVGAVLDIQGESFVAAGIETWPHSKTPVVSERLAARLGVTGFFAAPHTLNDRYDQLDRPGVPHVRFPGWLFCGSCRAMVRFLREHEKPGEPPVCTSCSAAPRLTPMRFVRICADGHLDDIDWWYWAHSKLTHELRDACSESKQTWKAHRLSFRVADRASGLEALSVRCGATRESGKPCGAERDLLDLLGPQGGSCSGRNPWQYPNEKPTCGQQVHYVQRTAGNVYYPLVHSALDIPQTTEPPKAQQDATEAVLAHDYWDLLLGALGTPRADTFRGMVQEDTEASDALIDQLLAEATGAPAPPSASRPAGEGIDLSRDEWYAFEATQHPEPTPEFAIRRSGLGLAGDTEEPWATLDAHIDGVVLADRLREVRALTGFRRHSPGGTLVPADTSGRLRWLPATEVYGEGIVLTLDEQRLTDWESDPRVLRHVGGVRTDLEASFRKEQLAETAGSELSPRFVLLHTLAHLLIRQLSFDSGYTTASLRERVYGRAEYGQRGLLIYTAAGDAEGTLGGLVRQGEAPHFAETLVRMLEAAAWCSADPLCAEHTGQGFGNLNRAACHACTLLPETSCQTGNTLLDRALVVGSVTVPGYFTDVLTAGRLSAAATALG; translated from the coding sequence GTGAAGCGCAAACTCCGGGTCCGCCAGGCGCAGACCGTACTACCGTTCGGCGTCGGTGCCGTCCTCGACATCCAGGGCGAGTCCTTCGTCGCCGCCGGCATCGAGACCTGGCCGCACTCCAAGACCCCCGTCGTCTCAGAACGGCTCGCCGCCCGGCTCGGCGTCACCGGTTTCTTCGCCGCCCCGCACACCCTCAACGACCGCTACGACCAGCTCGACCGCCCCGGCGTCCCGCATGTACGCTTCCCCGGCTGGCTGTTCTGCGGCTCCTGCCGGGCCATGGTCCGCTTCCTGCGCGAGCACGAGAAGCCCGGCGAGCCGCCCGTCTGCACCTCCTGCTCCGCGGCGCCCCGCCTCACCCCGATGCGCTTCGTCCGCATCTGCGCCGACGGCCACCTCGACGACATCGACTGGTGGTACTGGGCCCACTCCAAGCTCACGCACGAACTGCGCGATGCCTGCTCCGAGTCGAAGCAGACGTGGAAGGCCCACCGCCTGAGCTTCCGCGTCGCCGACCGCGCCTCCGGACTCGAAGCCCTCTCGGTGCGCTGCGGCGCCACCAGGGAGAGCGGCAAGCCGTGCGGCGCCGAACGCGACCTCCTCGACCTCCTCGGTCCTCAGGGTGGAAGTTGCTCGGGCCGCAACCCCTGGCAGTACCCGAATGAGAAGCCGACCTGTGGCCAGCAGGTCCACTACGTGCAGCGCACCGCCGGCAACGTCTACTACCCGCTGGTTCACTCCGCCCTCGACATCCCCCAGACCACCGAACCGCCGAAGGCCCAGCAGGACGCGACCGAGGCCGTCCTGGCCCACGACTACTGGGACCTGCTGCTCGGCGCCCTCGGCACACCCCGGGCCGACACCTTCCGCGGCATGGTCCAGGAGGACACCGAGGCCTCCGACGCCCTCATCGACCAGCTGCTCGCCGAGGCCACGGGCGCCCCCGCGCCCCCGTCCGCGAGCCGCCCTGCGGGCGAGGGTATCGACCTGAGCCGCGACGAGTGGTACGCCTTCGAAGCCACGCAACATCCCGAACCGACACCAGAGTTCGCGATCCGCCGGAGCGGGCTCGGCCTGGCCGGTGATACGGAGGAACCCTGGGCCACCTTGGACGCGCACATCGACGGCGTCGTCCTCGCCGACCGCCTGCGCGAGGTGCGCGCACTGACCGGATTCCGCAGACACTCGCCGGGCGGAACCCTCGTACCCGCCGACACCAGCGGACGCCTGCGCTGGCTGCCCGCCACCGAGGTCTACGGCGAGGGCATCGTCCTCACTCTCGACGAACAGCGCCTGACCGACTGGGAGAGCGACCCCCGCGTCCTGCGCCACGTCGGCGGCGTCCGCACCGACCTCGAGGCGTCGTTCCGCAAGGAACAGCTCGCCGAGACAGCCGGCAGCGAGCTCTCCCCCCGCTTCGTCCTCCTGCACACTCTCGCCCACCTGCTCATCCGCCAGCTCTCTTTCGACTCCGGCTACACCACTGCGAGCCTCCGCGAACGCGTCTACGGCCGAGCCGAGTACGGCCAGCGCGGACTGCTCATCTACACGGCGGCCGGTGACGCCGAAGGCACCCTCGGCGGCCTGGTCCGGCAGGGCGAGGCACCCCACTTCGCGGAGACACTCGTCCGCATGCTGGAAGCGGCCGCCTGGTGTTCCGCCGACCCGCTGTGTGCCGAACACACCGGCCAGGGCTTCGGAAACCTCAACCGGGCCGCCTGCCATGCCTGCACCCTGCTGCCCGAGACGAGCTGCCAGACCGGCAACACCCTCCTCGACCGCGCCCTGGTCGTCGGCTCCGTCACCGTCCCCGGCTACTTCACCGACGTCCTCACCGCCGGCCGCCTGTCCGCGGCCGCCACCGCCCTCGGATGA
- the grpE gene encoding nucleotide exchange factor GrpE: MNDSASSTATTGPPSELDKLRRRVEALSRKREEAEARLHALLSSLLPLDDLLADTRRRAGAVHEARSAREATSAAVALSEQIDAAHLMLRGEFARHDVSPMEVVGRAADPAEMRVVGTEPHPTCPEGTVLREKVTGFRLGTATLRPAQVVVAVPGAAPDPEPVATVHAGPAVEDGTTVEDGPDPAASKVTSAGNSRSQPRRTTRSQRHRPRKPPAWRGRRSRRT; encoded by the coding sequence GTGAACGATTCCGCCTCTTCGACTGCCACCACCGGCCCGCCGTCCGAACTCGACAAACTGCGGCGCCGGGTCGAGGCTCTGTCCCGCAAACGCGAGGAGGCCGAGGCCCGGCTGCATGCTCTGCTGAGCTCCCTGCTGCCCCTGGACGACCTGCTCGCCGACACGCGCCGCCGGGCCGGTGCCGTGCACGAGGCGCGATCCGCTCGCGAGGCGACCTCGGCCGCCGTCGCCCTGAGCGAGCAGATCGATGCCGCGCACCTGATGCTGCGCGGCGAGTTCGCCCGGCACGACGTCAGCCCGATGGAGGTGGTGGGCCGGGCTGCCGATCCGGCGGAGATGCGTGTCGTCGGTACGGAGCCCCATCCCACTTGTCCGGAGGGCACGGTACTGAGGGAGAAGGTCACCGGCTTCCGCCTGGGTACGGCCACCCTGCGGCCCGCGCAGGTGGTCGTCGCCGTGCCGGGCGCCGCACCGGACCCCGAGCCCGTCGCGACGGTCCATGCCGGCCCGGCGGTCGAGGACGGCACGACGGTCGAGGACGGCCCGGATCCGGCAGCGTCCAAGGTGACCTCGGCCGGCAACAGCCGGTCACAGCCACGGCGTACCACCCGCTCCCAGCGGCACCGGCCGCGCAAGCCCCCGGCCTGGCGAGGACGCCGCTCCCGTCGCACCTGA
- a CDS encoding Hsp70 family protein: MHRTLGIDLGTTNSVTAWLHDGVPVVLPNRHGDQATPSALGIDPHGALLVGREAVNWRDGAPGSVITEVKRLIGRRWDDELVQQALKARPDDAPPVRESADGSVEVRLGEHYLSPVQISALLLRRLKEDAESAAGVPFRRAVITVPAYFAEPQIGAVRDAGRLAGFHVARIVQEPTAAAHAFGVMRGEDGPEGYATVLVFDLGGGTFDVSLLTIGPGYFSVDKLGGDNLLGGSDFDALLDGHLRKQLGGRDHGGEGDASRIRAAAERAKVELSSRDVSEVTLAPLGRQGGSWSGAVRRADFEELLAEHLLRMRQTVESALKESDALPADVQHVLLVGGSTRIPAVRRDLRDLFGESTVSDAVDPMMAVAHGAAVEAGLLSTLDCPAEACTVGGIPVTADACPGCAAPLLGPATVDCPGCHVPAPELTAFCPVCTTDLSGLRAGAVKATRVECPECGRDDNPASATVCLDCDAPLDAGGLKCPGCGMVNATGLSACSFCGGDFGTAPAAQVTAQHIGLELEDGTVEVLFPGGTPYPTEWHRVDDLVVRGGGPVRFRVWEGQHLRSAQRNEFCGGFVHERTDGLRGDVPLTLQVRLDADRTIDLKYRVGSDDWHGARLRRSMVSAAVGRKAAELHTQYAHFLDTWGQEITHAERDALTETMVDLSALSKGETAGRSLDGLLVSARETLELCTQARSARARASIAAQSGRGLLPARVLEELREASEAVMDARRAMDTDAMRASTERVEDLWTGLDPAVRTSILTIRFAEQDSYPATLRKEVLAARDALRAAVERGDQAAQDTQLVRLGLLAEQGRGQFADVSTPSAAGGVLPSRR, from the coding sequence ATGCACCGGACTCTCGGCATCGACCTCGGCACCACCAACTCCGTCACGGCATGGCTGCACGACGGCGTACCCGTCGTCCTGCCCAACCGGCACGGCGATCAGGCCACGCCCTCGGCTCTCGGGATCGACCCTCACGGCGCCCTGCTGGTCGGCCGTGAAGCCGTCAACTGGCGTGACGGGGCACCGGGTTCCGTGATCACAGAGGTCAAGCGGCTGATCGGGCGGCGCTGGGACGACGAGCTCGTACAGCAGGCGCTGAAGGCGCGGCCCGACGATGCGCCGCCCGTGCGGGAGAGCGCCGACGGTTCGGTGGAGGTCCGGCTCGGTGAGCACTACCTCTCGCCGGTGCAGATCTCCGCCCTTCTGCTGCGCCGGCTCAAGGAGGACGCCGAGAGCGCCGCGGGGGTGCCGTTCCGGCGTGCGGTGATCACCGTTCCGGCGTACTTCGCCGAGCCGCAGATCGGCGCGGTACGCGACGCCGGCCGGCTGGCCGGCTTCCATGTGGCGCGGATCGTGCAGGAACCGACCGCCGCCGCACACGCCTTCGGCGTCATGCGGGGCGAGGACGGCCCCGAGGGCTACGCCACCGTGCTCGTCTTCGACCTGGGCGGCGGCACCTTCGACGTGTCACTGCTGACGATCGGTCCCGGGTACTTCTCGGTGGACAAGCTTGGCGGGGACAATCTCCTCGGCGGCAGTGACTTCGACGCGCTGCTCGACGGCCACCTGCGCAAGCAGCTCGGCGGGCGCGACCACGGCGGCGAAGGGGACGCCTCCCGGATCCGGGCCGCCGCCGAGCGCGCGAAGGTCGAACTGTCCTCGCGTGACGTCTCCGAGGTGACCCTCGCTCCGCTCGGCCGCCAGGGCGGGTCCTGGTCCGGGGCGGTGCGACGCGCGGACTTCGAAGAGCTCCTCGCCGAGCACCTGCTCAGGATGCGGCAGACGGTCGAGTCGGCACTGAAGGAGAGCGACGCGCTGCCCGCGGACGTACAGCACGTACTCCTGGTCGGTGGCTCCACCCGCATTCCGGCCGTCCGCCGCGACCTTCGGGACCTCTTCGGCGAGAGCACGGTGTCGGACGCGGTCGATCCCATGATGGCCGTCGCCCACGGCGCCGCCGTGGAAGCAGGTCTCCTCAGTACTCTCGACTGTCCCGCCGAGGCCTGCACCGTCGGGGGCATTCCCGTCACCGCCGACGCCTGCCCGGGCTGTGCGGCTCCGCTGCTGGGCCCGGCCACCGTGGACTGCCCGGGCTGTCACGTCCCCGCTCCCGAGCTCACGGCCTTCTGCCCCGTGTGCACCACGGATCTGTCCGGACTGCGCGCGGGCGCTGTCAAGGCCACCCGCGTGGAGTGCCCGGAATGCGGCCGCGACGACAACCCCGCCTCCGCGACGGTGTGCCTCGACTGCGACGCGCCACTGGACGCGGGCGGCTTGAAGTGCCCCGGCTGCGGGATGGTCAACGCCACCGGTCTCAGCGCGTGCTCGTTCTGCGGCGGCGACTTCGGCACCGCCCCTGCCGCGCAGGTCACGGCGCAGCACATCGGACTCGAACTCGAGGACGGGACGGTGGAGGTCCTCTTTCCCGGTGGCACGCCCTATCCGACCGAGTGGCACCGGGTGGACGACCTCGTGGTGCGCGGCGGCGGACCCGTGCGGTTCCGCGTCTGGGAGGGACAACACCTGCGCTCGGCGCAGCGCAACGAGTTCTGCGGTGGCTTCGTCCACGAGCGCACCGACGGACTCCGGGGAGACGTACCGCTGACCCTTCAGGTACGGCTCGACGCCGACCGGACCATCGACCTGAAGTACCGCGTCGGCTCCGACGACTGGCACGGCGCCCGGCTACGGCGCAGCATGGTCTCCGCCGCTGTCGGGCGGAAGGCGGCCGAACTGCACACCCAGTACGCCCACTTCCTGGACACCTGGGGCCAGGAGATCACCCACGCCGAACGCGACGCCCTCACCGAAACCATGGTGGACCTGTCGGCCCTCAGCAAGGGGGAGACCGCAGGCCGTTCCCTGGACGGCCTGCTGGTCTCGGCCCGCGAGACGCTGGAGTTGTGCACACAGGCCCGAAGTGCCCGTGCTCGGGCGTCGATCGCCGCACAGAGCGGACGTGGACTGCTGCCCGCTCGTGTTCTGGAGGAACTGCGGGAAGCCTCGGAGGCGGTCATGGACGCGCGCAGAGCCATGGACACGGATGCGATGCGGGCGAGCACGGAGCGGGTGGAGGACCTCTGGACCGGACTCGACCCGGCGGTGCGCACCTCGATCCTCACCATCCGCTTCGCCGAACAGGACTCCTACCCGGCGACCCTTCGCAAGGAGGTCCTGGCCGCCCGTGACGCCCTGCGCGCCGCGGTGGAACGCGGTGACCAGGCCGCCCAGGACACCCAGCTCGTGCGCCTCGGGCTCCTCGCCGAACAAGGCCGCGGCCAGTTCGCGGACGTGAGCACTCCGTCCGCTGCGGGAGGCGTACTGCCGTCGAGGCGGTGA
- a CDS encoding helicase-related protein, with product MDPRQELVDYLTRQLVGPAGGDDEVLDAPPDRQYLMGTLYPQQADLQRQLTLGGDDPEAVGAEPDAPDVSPAADPVPETNTWLPASLGLSFYTTATDIEVSCTAARYETVKNESGRGRRWHRHPLTPEKLTFDAARQEEHVFDKHAKIIVRRRSYGDGTLVTVGLVNERRHDGSSDKAPSWDDMLFQCRLTVRPVDGAVLPYPSVRLASRDPEERELRLQYRHVVTHAVGHGCAVREERGPEGTVELLASEALPRAEVPAVRAGGPLDAPALTLSHLADPAVSASQLREDLAEFAASYHAWYVAQRSVQVPVWGREAADRILDRIRQAVTRIEAGVRTLCDPARPELLAAFRIAQRAMLLQMRHSASDQAGQRRHRSDPVAIDPPVDPEAGWRPFQLAFFLLALDGVADPGHRDRETTDLIWFPTGGGKTEAYLLLAAFTIALRRIRGEGGGTTVLSRYTLSLLTTQQFQRAATTVCALEHLRRSEPGLGLGDEPITIGLWVGDTTTPNTYQAAKDTFEEQRRASHPEDVFILDRCPWCGTRILPQAHSSVRADYGVRAGSSDFAFNCTRDECAFHEVLPVAVVDQHLYRNPPTFVLGTVDKFARLAWEPESGRIFGAGTGNPPPSLIIQDELHLLTGPLGTTVGLYEAAILELCTGADGRPPKVVAATATIRRSAEQVRALHHQDVQLFPPSGLDARDSFFAVPDNGRPGRLYLGVMAQGHTAGRGAVATTAAMLQGVHQLPEEHRDDYWTLVAYHHSLRELGRTVTAAGDDIPAQLRGLDEGAGVRTLGNDDVQELTSNLRRAEQPILLDRLERPWKDPRSVAFLPCTNMLSVGVDVKRLAYMLMQGQPKTTAEYIQATSRVGRHHVPGLVVTYFNATRPRDRSHYETFIDYHRALYRYVEPASITPWSLPARRRALHAALVILVRHRLGLAAENQAGLIARHKGEAEHIADALAERAAIAEGGTTGADGDAVRADVRQELGYLLDDWYQQATAAAAEGKDLYYRSQGNGQHNLLKSFEQRYGLWETLNSMRSVDRECQITVTGAGK from the coding sequence ATGGACCCCCGCCAAGAGCTCGTCGACTACCTCACCCGCCAGCTCGTCGGCCCCGCCGGCGGTGACGACGAGGTACTGGATGCGCCACCGGACCGGCAGTACCTCATGGGCACGCTCTACCCGCAACAGGCCGACCTCCAGCGGCAGCTCACCCTCGGGGGCGACGACCCCGAGGCTGTCGGGGCCGAGCCGGACGCCCCCGACGTGTCGCCGGCCGCCGACCCGGTACCGGAGACCAACACCTGGCTGCCCGCGTCCCTCGGCCTCAGCTTCTACACCACCGCCACCGACATCGAGGTGAGCTGCACCGCCGCCCGCTACGAGACAGTGAAGAACGAGTCCGGGCGTGGCCGGCGCTGGCACCGGCACCCCCTCACCCCCGAGAAGCTCACCTTCGACGCCGCCCGGCAGGAAGAGCACGTCTTCGACAAGCACGCGAAGATCATCGTGCGGCGCCGCTCCTACGGCGACGGCACGCTGGTCACCGTGGGCCTGGTGAACGAGCGCCGTCACGACGGCTCCTCCGACAAGGCCCCCAGCTGGGACGACATGCTGTTCCAGTGCCGGCTCACCGTCCGCCCCGTCGACGGCGCCGTCCTGCCGTACCCCAGCGTCCGGCTCGCCAGCCGCGACCCCGAGGAGCGCGAACTGCGCCTGCAGTACCGGCATGTCGTCACCCACGCCGTCGGCCACGGCTGCGCCGTCCGCGAGGAGCGCGGCCCGGAAGGCACCGTAGAACTCCTAGCCAGTGAGGCCCTGCCGCGCGCCGAGGTGCCCGCCGTCCGGGCCGGCGGTCCCCTCGACGCCCCCGCGCTCACCCTCTCCCACCTCGCCGATCCGGCCGTCAGCGCCAGCCAACTCCGCGAGGATCTCGCTGAGTTCGCCGCCTCGTACCACGCCTGGTACGTCGCCCAGCGCTCCGTCCAGGTCCCGGTCTGGGGCCGGGAAGCCGCGGACCGGATCCTCGACCGCATCCGCCAGGCCGTCACCCGTATCGAAGCGGGCGTACGCACCCTGTGCGACCCGGCTCGCCCCGAACTGCTCGCCGCCTTCCGCATCGCCCAGCGCGCCATGCTGCTGCAGATGCGGCACTCCGCCTCCGACCAGGCAGGTCAGCGGCGCCACCGCTCCGACCCCGTCGCCATCGACCCGCCGGTCGACCCCGAGGCCGGCTGGCGCCCCTTCCAGCTCGCCTTCTTCCTCCTCGCCCTCGACGGCGTCGCCGACCCCGGCCACCGCGACCGCGAGACCACCGACCTGATCTGGTTTCCCACCGGCGGCGGCAAGACCGAGGCCTACCTGCTCCTGGCCGCCTTCACCATCGCCCTGCGCCGGATCCGCGGCGAAGGCGGCGGAACCACCGTGCTCAGCCGCTACACCCTCAGCCTGCTCACCACCCAGCAGTTCCAGCGCGCCGCCACCACGGTCTGCGCCCTGGAACACCTGCGCCGCAGCGAACCCGGACTCGGTCTCGGCGACGAACCGATCACCATCGGACTGTGGGTCGGCGACACCACCACCCCCAACACCTACCAAGCGGCCAAGGACACCTTCGAGGAGCAGCGCCGGGCCAGCCACCCCGAGGACGTCTTCATCCTCGACCGCTGTCCCTGGTGCGGCACCCGCATCCTGCCGCAGGCTCACTCCAGCGTCCGCGCCGACTACGGCGTCCGCGCGGGCTCCTCCGACTTCGCCTTCAACTGCACCCGTGACGAGTGCGCCTTCCACGAGGTCCTGCCCGTCGCCGTCGTCGACCAGCACCTCTACCGCAACCCGCCCACCTTCGTCCTCGGCACCGTCGACAAGTTCGCCCGGCTCGCCTGGGAACCTGAGTCCGGGCGCATCTTCGGCGCGGGCACCGGCAACCCGCCCCCGTCCCTGATCATCCAGGACGAGCTGCACCTGCTCACCGGACCGCTCGGCACCACGGTCGGCCTCTACGAGGCGGCCATCCTCGAACTGTGCACCGGCGCCGACGGCCGCCCGCCCAAGGTCGTCGCCGCCACCGCCACCATTCGGCGCTCCGCCGAACAGGTCCGCGCCCTGCACCACCAGGACGTCCAGCTCTTCCCGCCGTCCGGACTCGACGCCCGCGACAGCTTCTTCGCCGTCCCCGACAACGGCCGCCCCGGCCGCCTCTACCTCGGCGTCATGGCCCAGGGCCACACGGCCGGCCGCGGCGCCGTCGCCACCACGGCGGCCATGCTCCAGGGCGTCCACCAGCTCCCCGAGGAACACCGCGACGACTACTGGACGCTCGTCGCCTACCACCACAGCCTGCGGGAACTCGGCCGTACCGTCACCGCCGCGGGCGACGACATCCCCGCCCAGCTGCGCGGCCTCGACGAGGGCGCCGGCGTCCGCACGCTCGGCAACGACGACGTACAGGAACTGACCAGCAACCTCAGGCGTGCTGAGCAGCCCATCCTCCTCGACCGCCTGGAGCGGCCCTGGAAGGACCCGCGGTCGGTGGCGTTCCTGCCCTGCACCAACATGCTCTCCGTCGGCGTCGACGTGAAGCGGCTCGCCTACATGCTCATGCAGGGCCAGCCCAAGACCACCGCCGAGTACATCCAGGCCACCAGCCGCGTCGGCCGCCACCACGTACCCGGACTCGTCGTCACCTACTTCAACGCCACCCGCCCGCGCGACCGTTCCCACTACGAGACCTTCATCGACTACCACCGGGCCCTCTACCGCTACGTCGAACCCGCCAGCATCACCCCCTGGTCGCTGCCCGCCCGCCGCCGCGCCCTGCACGCCGCGCTCGTCATCCTCGTCCGCCACCGGCTCGGCCTGGCCGCCGAGAACCAGGCCGGCCTGATCGCCCGTCACAAGGGCGAGGCGGAACACATCGCCGACGCCCTCGCCGAGCGTGCCGCCATCGCCGAAGGCGGCACCACGGGCGCCGACGGCGACGCCGTACGGGCCGACGTCCGCCAGGAGCTGGGCTACCTCCTCGACGACTGGTACCAGCAGGCCACCGCCGCCGCGGCCGAGGGCAAGGACCTCTACTACCGCAGCCAGGGCAACGGTCAGCACAACCTGCTCAAGAGCTTCGAGCAGCGCTACGGCCTGTGGGAGACCCTCAACTCCATGCGCAGCGTGGACCGCGAGTGCCAGATCACCGTGACGGGAGCAGGAAAGTGA